From the Desulfovibrio sp. Huiquan2017 genome, one window contains:
- a CDS encoding ADP-ribosylglycohydrolase family protein produces MSELTRRERALGAIVGMYVGDALGLGPHWYYDLDELRVDYGDWITDYRPPKPGRYHDGCLAGDVSQTGQVSLLLLASLAEKGGYDEADFTARLDGFLDTLDGTPQGGRYTDIAMREVWRARRDGVPWSEAAGLSDSGEAAVRGVMLAARYADDPRGLAVHAMANIRLTHAEPFVAAQSLAFILAVCRLIRGKTLEKSGKSLMGWAQKEVDRALIDVFLQPGLVHEAAVDPDILVDPPERIAQVYGLACQLGFMVPAAYWLSSRFPDFETAVLTAVNGGGNNMARACLTGALSGALNGIGGIPQRFIDGLRDRDEILAHAETVVAALD; encoded by the coding sequence ATGAGCGAACTGACGAGACGGGAACGCGCCTTGGGAGCGATCGTGGGCATGTACGTGGGCGATGCTTTGGGGTTGGGACCGCACTGGTATTACGATCTGGACGAACTGCGCGTCGATTACGGCGACTGGATCACCGACTATCGGCCCCCCAAGCCGGGACGTTACCACGACGGCTGCCTGGCGGGCGACGTGTCCCAGACCGGACAGGTGTCCCTGCTTCTGCTGGCTTCCCTGGCGGAGAAGGGCGGATACGACGAAGCCGATTTTACGGCCCGGCTGGACGGTTTTCTCGATACCTTGGACGGCACGCCTCAGGGTGGGCGGTATACGGATATCGCCATGCGGGAGGTTTGGCGGGCGCGCCGGGACGGGGTGCCGTGGTCCGAGGCCGCCGGGCTGTCCGATTCGGGCGAGGCCGCTGTGCGCGGGGTCATGCTCGCCGCACGTTACGCCGACGACCCACGCGGGCTGGCCGTCCATGCCATGGCCAACATCCGGCTGACCCATGCGGAGCCGTTCGTGGCCGCGCAGTCCCTGGCCTTCATCCTGGCCGTGTGCCGCCTGATTCGGGGCAAGACGCTGGAAAAGTCCGGCAAGTCGCTTATGGGATGGGCCCAGAAAGAAGTGGACCGGGCGCTCATCGACGTCTTTCTTCAGCCCGGCCTGGTCCATGAAGCGGCGGTCGATCCGGATATTCTGGTGGACCCGCCGGAACGTATCGCCCAGGTCTACGGTCTGGCCTGCCAACTCGGTTTCATGGTTCCGGCGGCCTATTGGCTGTCCAGCCGGTTTCCCGATTTCGAGACCGCCGTGCTCACGGCCGTTAACGGCGGCGGCAACAACATGGCCCGCGCCTGTCTGACGGGAGCGCTCTCCGGGGCGCTGAATGGCATCGGGGGCATACCGCAACGATTCATCGACGGGTTGCGCGACCGGGATGAAATCCTGGCGCACGCGGAAACGGTGGTTGCGGCTCTGGACTAG